A single genomic interval of Lathyrus oleraceus cultivar Zhongwan6 chromosome 7, CAAS_Psat_ZW6_1.0, whole genome shotgun sequence harbors:
- the LOC127102311 gene encoding uncharacterized protein LOC127102311 — MKKKYQGSTKVKRAQLQALRREFELLAMKEGEKIDIFLGRTLTVVNKMKVNGESMEQSTIVSKILISLTSRFNYVVCSIEESNDLSTMSIDELHGSLLVHEQRLNGYVQEELALKVYQDEKPSRGRGRGMFRGGRDRGRGRNAVEEEEETQSIVPLSSATNVTN; from the coding sequence ATGAAAAAGAAGTATCAAGGCTCTACAAAGGTGAAAAGGGCGCAATTGCAAGCTTTGAGAAGGGAGTTCGAATTGCTGGCCATGAAAGAAGGAGAGAAGATCGACATTTTCCTAGGAAGAACCTTGACGGTGGTTAACAAGATGAAGGTGAATGGTGAATCAATGGAGCAGAGCACAATCGTGAGCAAAATTCTCATATCGCTAACCTCGAGATTCAACTATGTGGTGTGTTCGATTGAGGAATCGAATGATCTGAGCACGATGAGTATCGATGAATTACATGGCAGCCTACTTGTCCATGAGCAGCGATTGAATGGATATGTGCAAGAAGAGCTGGCACTAAAAGTGTATCAAGATGAAAAACCTAGTAGAGGAAGAGGTCGCGGAATGTTCCGAGGTGGACGCGATAGAGGAAGAGGAAGAAACGCGGTAGAGGAAGAGGAAGAAACGCAGTCGATCGTGCCATTATCGAGTGCTACAAATGTCACCAATTAG